Genomic segment of Vidua macroura isolate BioBank_ID:100142 chromosome 17, ASM2450914v1, whole genome shotgun sequence:
CACATCAAAATACACTTGAAGCCATAGTGATGCCTCAGAAAAACATGTTGTTTTTGAGAGTTACTAAACACTGATCCTGCCATTACCAGCAAGAAGCTGTGGTGGTTTTCTTACCCAAGAGAAAGTGACACCTGAATATCAGGAAATTCTGAAGATGCTATCGGTAAGACTAAATTACACCTGCGTGTGTGGTGTAATTGCATCATCAATATacagtgaaaggaaaattctTCAACCTTGACATCTGTCCACACctgctaaaataaattattttaacctTTCCTCTCGTTAATTCCAACAATTAGagtggtggttttggggttcagaagcaaaacaaaaccatcacTTTTACAGGAGAACCAGCCTCCACTGGGGCTCCTCACTGAACCACACAGTGCTTGGTGCTTCTGAATCGCTGGCAACACAAGTTTctacatttttgtatttctggcAAGCTCCTATTTCAGAGGCTGATAAGATCATCCCATAAACAGATCTAATTAACTCAACGCTTTCAGTTTCATCCCCAAAAACTGGAAGAATGACTTACCTGGGTCTCGACTGCTGTACGGCCATCCTGAGGCAGGTAAAATGGGCAGCACAGGAGAATTTGCCCTGCTGTCATCCTCCACTTGCTGCGTAATATGTCTCacagtttctttgtttttcctgttcttcctgCGGCCCGTGGGCTGCCAGCCATCCCCCACTCCTTGCTCTGAGAACCCACTCTGTATTGCACTATCCTTGGCAGAGTGCAGCTCACCCCCTCCGTAATGGGACGGTGACACCTGCTCCTCTTTGATACGCAAAGACCCATAGCCCATGTCACTAGCCCAGAGAGACTGGGACGAAATGTCTTCGTGGCTGTCTGGTTTTGGTTCTTGATCCTCTTTCCCATAACTACTCCCTCCCTCATGGCAGCTGGCAATGGCTGAGTCCCCGGAGGAGTTTGCTGGGCTGGTTCTGCGAGCCAGCCAGGGGGATATACTCCTGCCAGCCACGACTGCCGAAATCAGAGCGtccgtgctgctgctggaaggggcTCCCAGCTCATAATCAACGAGGTCCTCCGAGGCATCAGACTTGATGCTTATGTCCAGAGCTGCTTTGATGAAGTTGTGACAGGCCTGCACGATGTCTGTCATCTGCAGGTAGCTGGCAGCCGACATCACCTCGATGACGTTCCTGCTGGTCAGCGCCAGGTGTGCGGAGTACATGAAGTCAATGATTGCCTTAAAGCCCTGGGCGGTGACGATGTCCAGGTGGGTGACTGTGGCCTGGTCCGAGGTTTTCTGCACCTGGCAGTAGAGGGTTTTGAAGTAGCGGCTGCTCCCCAGGAGGACGTTTTTGTGAGCCTTGAAGATCTTACCCTCCACGATGATGCAGACGTCGCAGAGGATCCCGTGCTGCCTCTGCTCGTTCAGCTCCCGCAGCAGGTGACGGTAGTGGGAAGCAATTTCCATATCTTCCTTTCGGTTATTCATTTGGAGATCTTTATGTTTCCTCTTCCACAAGTCCTGCAGGGGGAAGGAAATGACAGGATTACAGAATCCAAGACAAGGCTGAGACAAATCCCAGGTTGCACCAAAAGAAGCAACAGGTTCATCTGGGAAGAGTGCCACAACTACAGCTACTGCCTGCAATGCCTCCACATTCTTTACAAAATGCACCTTACTTTGGCCAGACTTCaaataatttacattaaaaaggACTAGATTTGAAGCCAATCCTCCAATGGCTCATAACATCCCAGAGCAAATGTTTCTTTAAATTACTACAAACttgtaaaaaaacccatctgAAGTAACCGGAGAACAGCAGCTGTCAGTTTTTACTGTGAATTTGTTGAAGTTTGGTTTTGAAAGAGATACTGCACTTGAAACCATGCTCAGATGCCCACAGCCTACTGAGGGGCACACTGTAACATATTCTCCTCGAGGGAACAAGTGTTGTGTAGCACACAGAGGAGCTGAAATCCTCAAACAGCAAGAGCCAATTGAACCCAGCATTTTCCTTGTTATACTCCCGTGAAGGGCctataaaaatagtttaaaagtcACAAGAGCAACAAGCAAATCCAAGAAAAGTTTTAAGTCCCCACCCAAACTAAATGGGCAATAGATCACAACTACGAAATTAATGTTATTTGAAGCTCAACTATTTACAAGCAATCTTTGCAATAAACATGTTATTTCCTTGCTTTACATCTCCAAGTTTA
This window contains:
- the ZBTB46 gene encoding zinc finger and BTB domain-containing protein 46 isoform X3 — its product is MSSAVVGETLDLEPSLLLDLWKRKHKDLQMNNRKEDMEIASHYRHLLRELNEQRQHGILCDVCIIVEGKIFKAHKNVLLGSSRYFKTLYCQVQKTSDQATVTHLDIVTAQGFKAIIDFMYSAHLALTSRNVIEVMSAASYLQMTDIVQACHNFIKAALDISIKSDASEDLVDYELGAPSSSSTDALISAVVAGRSISPWLARRTSPANSSGDSAIASCHEGGSSYGKEDQEPKPDSHEDISSQSLWASDMGYGSLRIKEEQVSPSHYGGGELHSAKDSAIQSGFSEQGVGDGWQPTGRRKNRKNKETVRHITQQVEDDSRANSPVLPILPASGWPYSSRDPGADAAGTEPSSSDSRVERPEPYTNVEEALLGGESSYIHQPLTPDKEDALQAATVANLRAALMSKNSLLSLKADMLSEDSSLLFEYLPKGTHSLSLNEFTVIRKKFKCPYCSFSAMHQCILKRHMRSHTGERPYPCEICGKKFTRREHMKRHTLVHSKDKKYVCKVCNRVFMSAASVGIKHGSRRHGVCADCSGRGIAGHLDHNGGEGSPEECYPGEGQYMEDPDDIKVEGDEEMGDDDDIKWKDDVGMSQDDVILDDDKDVDSPQEQDNSGENDKDFTWIS